Proteins found in one Arachis stenosperma cultivar V10309 chromosome 8, arast.V10309.gnm1.PFL2, whole genome shotgun sequence genomic segment:
- the LOC130944714 gene encoding protein disulfide-isomerase-like, which yields MSFRVPICFLFLSLLLAAPQISADESASEAKEKEFVLTLDHSNFSDTIKKHDFIVVEFYAPWCGHCKKLAPEYEKAASILSSLDPPVVLAKVDANEEKNKEIANEYDVKGYPTVKILRSGGKHIQEYKGPREADGIVEYLKKQSGPASTEIKSADDAAAFIGENKVVVVGIFPKFSGEEYENFIALAEKLRSDYDFGHTLEAKHLPRGESSVTGPVVRLFKPFDELYVDFKDFKAEALEKFIEDSSIPVVTVFNNDPSNHPFVVKFFNSLNAKAMLFINVTSDVAEALKSKYREAAEQYRSQGVSFLVGDVEASQGAFQYFGLKEEDVPLIIIQHNDGKKFFKPNVEPDQLTTWLKEYKEGKVAPYLKSEPIPGTNNEPVKVVVANSFDDVVFKSGKNVLLEFYAPWCGHCKKLAPILDEVAVSYQNDADVTIAKLDATANDIPSESFDVQGYPTVYFKSASGKISPYEGDRTKEDIIQFIEKNRDKPGQEQEQEQAKDESVKQEQGKDEL from the exons ATGTCGTTTAGGGTTCCGATCTGCTTCCTCTTTCTTTCACTCCTACTCGCGGCTCCTCAGATCTCCGCCGATGAATCAGCATCGGAGGCCAAAGAGAAGGAGTTTGTGCTAACGTTGGATCATTCTAACTTCTCCGATACCATCAAGAAGCACGACTTCATCGTCGTCGAGTTCTACGCACCTTG GTGTGGCCACTGTAAGAAGCTTGCTCCGGAG TATGAGAAAGCTGCTTCCATATTGAGCAGTCTAGATCCTCCCGTTGTTTTGGCTAAAGTTGATGCCAATGAGGAGAAGAATAAAGAGATCGCAAACGAATATGATGTTAAGGGCTACCCAACAGTCAAGATTCTTAGAAGTGGGGGAAAGCACATTCAAGAATACAAAGGTCCCCGTGAAGCAGATGGCATTGTTGAGTATTTGAAGAAACAGAGTGGCCCTGCATCTACTGAAATTAAATCCGCCGACGATGCTGCCGCTTTCATTGGCGAAAATAAAGTTGTTGTT GTTGGGATTTTCCCTAAATTTTCTGGGGAGGAGTATGAGAACTTTATCGCATTAGCAGAGAAGCTACGTTCTGATTATGACTTTGGTCACACCCTTGAGGCCAAACACCTTCCACGGGGAGAATCATCAGTTACCGGGCCTGTTGTCAGGTTATTCAAGCCATTTGATGAGCTTTATGTTGATTTCAAG GATTTCAAAGCGGAAGCTCTAGAGAAATTTATTGAAGATTCTAGCATCCCTGTTGTGACTGTCTTCAACAATGACCCAAGCAACCATCCTTTTGTTGTCAAATTCTTTAACAGTCTTAATGCTAAG GCAATGCTGTTCATCAACGTTACCAGTGATGTTGCTGAAGCGTTGAAATCGAAATACCGTGAAGCTGCTGAACAATATAGATCACAGGGTGTGAGCTTTCTGGTGGGAGATGTTGAAGCTAGTCAAGGAGCCTTCCAG TACTTTGGACTTAAGGAAGAGGATGTACCTTTGATCATCATACAACATAACGATGGAAAGAAATTTTTCAAACCTAATGTGGAGCCAGATCAACTTACAACCTGGTTGAAGGAATACAAG GAAGGGAAAGTTGCACCATATTTGAAGTCTGAGCCTATTCCTGGAACTAATAATGAACCTGTCAAAGTGGTAGTTGCTAACAGTTTTGACGACGTCGTTTTCAAATCAGGGAAGAATG TTTTGCTGGAGTTCTATGCCCCGTGGTGTGGTCATTGCAAAAAGTTGGCTCCAATATTGGATGAAGTTGCCGTCTCATATCAAAATGATGCTGATGTTACCATTGCCAAACTG GATGCAACTGCCAACGATATCCCAAGTGAATCCTTTGATGTCCAAGGTTATCCAACAGTGTACTTCAAGTCTGCAAGTGGAAAGATATCACCATATGAAGGTGACAGGACTAAGGAAGACATCATCCAATTCATTGAAAAGAACAGAGATAAACCTGgccaagaacaagaacaagaacaagcaaAAGATGAATCtgtcaagcaagaacaaggaaaagATGAGCTTTGA